A part of Acomys russatus chromosome 21, mAcoRus1.1, whole genome shotgun sequence genomic DNA contains:
- the LOC127205207 gene encoding mitochondrial proton/calcium exchanger protein-like, with translation MASFLLRSWHHRGPAHLGPPQAASPLGCLRDQACLSCTRTLGLRSHENVLSRCCASANPVYLCFKGEPLRCWTQKPECEGTRARATWTPACARLVVTGPQCLPVRGWHSSPLRGENSVIEKSLKSLKNKNKKLEEGGPVYNPPAEVTVKKSLGQKVLDELKHYYHGFRLLWIDTKIAARMLWRILNGHTLTRRERRQFLRICADLFRLVPFLVFVVVPFMEFLLPVVLKLFPNMLPSTFETQSVKEERMKKELRVKLELAKFLQDTVEEMALKNKAAKGNATKDFSAFFQKIRKTGERPSNEEIMRFSKLFEDELTLDKLTRPQLVALCKLLELQSIGTNNLLRFQLTMRLRSIKADDKLIAEEGVNSLTVKELQSACRARGMRALGVTEDRLRGQLKQWLDLHLHHEIPTSLLILSRAMYLPDTLSPADQLKSTLQTLPETVAKEAQVKAAEVEGEQVDNKVKLEATLQEEAAIQQEHLEEVQRSAEALKATRPEVADITVPGRPGGKLQPEVPDVILPTEALKDTAPVLGGLKGEEITKDEIDILSDACSKLKEQKKSLAKEKEELELLKEDVRDYSEDLQEIKRELSKSGNEKSIQESKASQRLTKRVQQMIRQINGLITQLETSQQTGKRRPDESAPTRENVIRVSEFIRAMEQIKQVPEHKLISLASALDEKKDGNINIDDLVKVISLVDREDVQISTRQVAEIVATLEKEKKVEAKERAKDKAKKEAAEVRS, from the coding sequence ATGGCGTCTTTCTTGCTCAGGAGCTGGCACCACCGGGGGCCTGCTCACCTCGGGCCGCCCCAAGCCGCCTCCCCGCTGGGTTGTCTGAGAGATCAGGCTTGTCTCAGTTGTACCAGGACCCTGGGGCTGAGAAGCCACGAGAATGTTCTGTCTCGCTGTTGTGCTTCAGCCAACCCTGTGTACCTCTGCTTCAAAGGTGAGCCCCTCAGGTGTTGGACTCAGAAGCCTGAGTGCGAGGGCACCAGAGCAAGGGCCACATGGACACCGGCCTGTGCAAGGTTGGTTGTTACAGGACCTCAGTGCCTTCCTGTGCGTGGCTGGCACTCGTCACCCCTGCGAGGAGAGAACTCTGTGATAGAGAAGTCCCTCAAGTCCttaaaaaacaagaataagaagCTGGAGGAGGGTGGCCCTGTGTACAATCCGCCAGCGGAAGTGACAGTGAAGAAGTCCCTTGGGCAGAAGGTACTGGATGAGCTGAAGCACTATTACCATGGCTTCCGCCTGCTCTGGATCGACACCAAGATAGCTGCCCGCATGTTGTGGCGCATCCTCAATGGCCACACACTGACCCGCCGGGAACGCAGGCAGTTTCTTCGGATTTGTGCGGACCTCTTCCGCCTGGTGCCATTCCTGGTGTTTGTGGTGGTGCCTTTCATGGaattcctgctgcctgtggtgcTGAAGCTCTTCCCCAACATGCTGCCGTCCACATTTGAGACCCAGTCCGTCAAGGAGGAAAGGATGAAGAAGGAGCTTCGCGTGAAACTGGAGCTAGCCAAATTTCTCCAGGACACCGTAGAGGAGATGGCCCTGAAGAACAAGGCAGCCAAAGGGAATGCCACCAAAGATTTCTCTGCATTTTTCCAGAAGATCCGAAAGACAGGAGAGAGGCCCAGCAATGAGGAAATCATGCGGTTTTCCAAATTATTTGAGGATGAGCTGACCCTGGATAAGCTCACGAGGCCACAGCTGGTGGCGCTGTGCAAGCTGCTGGAGCTTCAATCCATCGGCACCAACAACTTGCTGCGCTTCCAGCTCACCATGCGCCTGAGATCCATAAAGGCTGATGACAAACTGATCGCTGAGGAAGGCGTCAATAGCCTGACTGTGAAGGAGTTGCAGTCAGCATGTCGAGCACGAGGCATGCGAGCGCTCGGAGTCACAGAAGACCGTCTGAGGGGCCAGCTAAAGCAGTGGCTGGACTTGCACCTGCATCACGAGATCCCCACATCACTGCTCATACTGTCCCGGGCCATGTACCTTCCGGACACCCTCTCCCCTGCGGACCAGCTCAAGTCCACCTTGCAGACCCTTCCAGAAACCGTGGCAAAGGAAGCCCAGGTGAAAGCGGCAGAGGTGGAGGGCGAACAGGTGGACAACAAGGTGAAGCTGGAGGCCACGCTGCAGGAAGAGGCCGCCATCCAACAGGAACACCTGGAAGAGGTACAGAGGTCTGCAGAGGCCCTAAAGGCTACCCGGCCTGAAGTAGCAGACATCACAGTCCCTGGGAGGCCAGGGGGCAAGCTTCAGCCAGAGGTGCCTGATGTGATCCTGCCCACAGAGGCATTGAAGGATACGGCACCCGTGCTGGGAGGTCTGAAGGGAGAAGAGATAACGAAGGATGAAATTGACATCCTCAGTGATGCCTGCTCGAAGCTGAAGGAGCAGAAAAAGTCCCTGGccaaggagaaagaggagctggAGCTTCTGAAAGAGGATGTCCGGGATTATAGTGAGGATTTACAGGAAATCAAGAGAGAACTTTCCAAGTCCGGTAATGAGAAATCCATACAAGAATCCAAAGCCAGCCAGAGGCTGACAAAACGAGTCCAGCAGATGATCAGGCAGATCAATGGCCTAATTACACAGCTGGAGACCAGTCAACAGACTGGCAAGCGGCGCCCTGATGAAAGTGCTCCGACACGGGAGAACGTCATCCGAGTCAGTGAGTTCATCAGAGCCATGGAGCAAATCAAGCAGGTTCCGGAACACAAGCTCATCAGTTTGGCCTCAGCCTTGGATGAAAAGAAGGATGGCAATATCAACATCGATGACCTTGTCAAGGTCATCAGTTTGGTGGACAGAGAGGATGTTCAGATCTCTACCAGGCAGGTGGCAGAAATTGTGGCCACActagagaaggagaaaaaggtgGAAGCGAAGGAAAGGGCCAAGGACAAGGCTAAGAAAGAGGCCGCAGAAGTGAGGAGTTAG